In Fibrobacter sp., a single window of DNA contains:
- a CDS encoding chemotaxis protein CheX translates to MDVRYVNPFILSTIETFNIMLKLKVTPGKPQLKMDPFPTHDISGIIGISGDAVGTIAISYPRIVALKTVSRFLDAEFKIFDYAVTDAIGEITNIIAGSAKKDLGGLNVQISLPNVVIGRNHRLVGPKNAQNILVPLQSELGSMYLEVSLKTP, encoded by the coding sequence GTGGATGTCCGTTATGTAAATCCATTCATTCTTTCAACAATTGAGACATTCAATATTATGCTCAAGCTCAAAGTCACTCCGGGTAAACCGCAGCTGAAAATGGACCCTTTCCCGACACATGATATCTCCGGTATTATCGGAATATCAGGAGACGCTGTTGGTACTATAGCCATCAGCTATCCAAGAATTGTCGCACTGAAGACAGTATCCAGATTTCTTGATGCTGAATTCAAAATTTTTGACTATGCTGTCACGGATGCAATTGGTGAGATCACCAATATCATAGCCGGAAGCGCAAAAAAGGATCTTGGCGGACTGAATGTCCAGATATCTCTTCCCAATGTGGTGATCGGAAGAAACCACAGGCTGGTAGGTCCTAAAAACGCGCAGAATATTCTGGTACCGCTTCAGTCTGAACTTGGTTCAATGTACCTTGAGGTAAGCTTGAAAACACCCTGA